A part of Hydrogenobacter sp. genomic DNA contains:
- a CDS encoding GTP-binding protein, with product MAKEKFVREKEHVNVGTIGHVDHGKSTLTSAITCVLAAGILQG from the coding sequence ATGGCAAAGGAGAAGTTTGTAAGGGAAAAGGAGCATGTTAACGTGGGAACTATAGGACACGTTGACCACGGAAAGTCAACGCTTACGTCCGCCATCACCTGCGTACTTGCAGCAGGTATACTCCAAGGT